One Nostoc punctiforme PCC 73102 DNA window includes the following coding sequences:
- a CDS encoding type I polyketide synthase — translation MINSVNINGFNNEIAIISLAGRFPEAKYLDSFWQNLRDGVESISRLTDEELINSGVSLDLLNNPNYVKANAVLSDIELFDANFFAYSAKEAELIDPQQRLFLELAWEAIEKAGYDPHTYNGLIGVYAGVGMNRYLVNNLYPHHQLLETVDPLQLTISNDKDFLPTRVAYKLNLTGTAVNVQTACSTSLVAVHLACQSLLNCECDMALAGGVTLSIPQKIGYLHQEGMILSPDGHCRAFDAKAQGTIASSGAGIVVLKRLKDAIADRDHIHAIIKGSAINNDGAMKVGFTAPSVSGQAAVIGEAQAIAGVDAETISYIEAHGTATPLGDPIEIAALTQAFNQSTDKKGFCAIGSLKTNLGHLDTAAGVAGLIKTVLALQHQMLPPSLHFETPNPKIDFANSPFYVNTTLTEWKTNNTPRRAGVSSFGIGGTNAHVILEEAPVFEQGSREGSAVLGVPPRSNCRRAGEQGRNYQLLVLSAKTASALEQATANLITHLKEHPELNLSDVAYTLNSGRRGFNYRRMLICQDLEDAVKTLSSLEAQQVFSNYTEITERSVVFMFPGQGSQYVNMAREIYETETVFKEQIDYCSEVLKPLLGLDLRHILYPSEEKIHEASKQLQQTAVAQPAIFVIEYALAKLWQSYGVEPQAAIGHSIGEYVAATLAEVFSLEDVLSLVAARGQMMQQLPTGAMLSIPLPADKIKSQLGQELSVAAINQPSQCVVSGSTAAVDTLQNQLAAQGIECRQLHTSHAFHSQMMEPILKAFAERVKKVTLNPPKLPYISNLTGTWITVTQATNPDYYAQHLRSTVLFAQGVEKLLATPEQVLLEVGPGHTLTTLVKRHPDKAAAQTVLTSVRHPQEKQSDNHVLFTTLGQLWLAGVNIDWFGFYSHQEHYRLPLPTYPFERQRYWIDPPQKTAWGQLQALPTPSQLWTSLVQGGQNQANTKNAELNELTYQENRQWLNRLCTAYINSAFRQLGAFSNVEEKYSLENLLVQCHISPRYQQLFSRWLQILVEQGQLQEQEGLFTGLRPCSQDYINEHLEEVRARFATSSLVDLDLVQRCGENLAAIVVEQEPLEIFNELVYQKGNNGSHSESPLNTYYNSILHSSLEQVVKLLPLPQASASAAFSIKSRLEQNNQKSEISLQKKPDIFQPEKLSALHSRPDLPNSYVAPRNEIEQKIADIWEELLGIKQVGIHDNFFKLGGDSLIAVQVLSRIRNIFSIRLSVANLFESPTIAEIAPKLEKQIDPDTNFSAGEREEITI, via the coding sequence ATGATAAATTCCGTTAATATTAATGGTTTCAATAATGAAATAGCAATAATTTCTCTTGCTGGTAGGTTCCCAGAAGCCAAATATCTTGACTCTTTTTGGCAGAATTTGCGTGATGGCGTAGAATCTATCTCCAGGTTGACGGATGAAGAACTAATAAATTCTGGCGTTTCTCTAGATTTACTGAATAATCCTAATTATGTAAAAGCTAATGCTGTTTTATCAGACATTGAATTGTTTGATGCAAACTTTTTCGCCTATAGCGCGAAAGAAGCTGAGTTAATAGATCCCCAACAACGCTTATTTTTAGAATTGGCGTGGGAAGCAATAGAAAAGGCTGGTTATGATCCGCATACCTATAATGGGTTAATAGGGGTTTATGCTGGTGTTGGAATGAACAGATATCTTGTCAACAATCTCTACCCTCATCATCAATTATTAGAGACAGTTGATCCACTGCAATTAACAATCTCCAACGATAAAGATTTCTTGCCAACACGAGTTGCATATAAACTCAACTTGACTGGGACAGCAGTGAATGTGCAAACAGCCTGTTCTACTTCTTTGGTTGCTGTTCACTTAGCTTGCCAAAGTCTATTAAATTGTGAATGTGACATGGCTTTAGCTGGTGGAGTTACTCTCAGCATTCCCCAAAAAATAGGTTATTTGCATCAAGAGGGAATGATTCTTTCTCCTGATGGACACTGCCGTGCTTTTGATGCTAAGGCACAAGGAACAATTGCTAGTAGCGGTGCTGGTATTGTGGTGTTGAAAAGATTAAAGGATGCGATCGCAGACCGCGACCACATCCATGCAATCATTAAAGGTTCGGCAATTAATAATGATGGTGCAATGAAAGTGGGCTTCACTGCTCCTAGTGTTAGCGGTCAAGCAGCAGTCATTGGCGAGGCTCAAGCTATAGCTGGTGTAGATGCCGAAACCATTTCCTACATCGAAGCTCATGGGACAGCTACACCTTTAGGAGATCCCATTGAAATTGCCGCTTTAACTCAAGCTTTTAATCAAAGTACTGATAAAAAAGGTTTTTGCGCTATTGGTTCGTTAAAAACCAACTTAGGACATTTAGATACAGCAGCAGGTGTCGCAGGTCTGATTAAAACTGTATTAGCACTGCAACATCAAATGCTGCCTCCTAGTTTGCACTTCGAGACACCAAATCCCAAAATTGATTTTGCCAACAGTCCTTTTTACGTCAATACAACCCTGACTGAATGGAAAACAAACAACACTCCTCGCCGTGCTGGAGTTAGTTCTTTTGGTATCGGGGGTACTAATGCTCATGTAATTTTAGAAGAAGCACCTGTTTTTGAGCAGGGAAGCAGGGAAGGCAGTGCGGTCTTGGGGGTTCCCCCCAGGAGCAACTGCCGTCGAGCAGGGGAGCAGGGGAGAAATTATCAATTATTGGTACTTTCAGCTAAAACTGCGAGTGCGCTTGAGCAAGCAACAGCTAATTTAATCACGCATTTAAAAGAGCATCCAGAACTGAACTTAAGCGATGTAGCTTATACGCTCAATAGTGGTCGCCGGGGTTTTAATTACCGACGGATGTTGATTTGTCAAGACTTAGAAGATGCTGTCAAAACTCTCAGTAGTTTAGAGGCACAACAAGTTTTTAGCAATTATACAGAGATTACAGAACGGTCTGTTGTCTTTATGTTTCCCGGTCAAGGTTCTCAGTATGTCAACATGGCGCGGGAAATTTACGAAACTGAGACAGTATTTAAAGAACAAATTGATTATTGCTCAGAAGTTCTTAAACCCTTACTAGGGCTAGATTTACGTCACATACTTTACCCCAGTGAAGAAAAGATTCATGAAGCATCAAAGCAACTTCAACAAACAGCCGTTGCTCAACCTGCTATTTTTGTAATTGAGTACGCCCTAGCTAAATTATGGCAGTCTTATGGTGTGGAACCACAAGCTGCGATCGGTCACAGTATTGGCGAGTATGTAGCAGCAACTCTAGCAGAAGTTTTTTCCCTAGAAGATGTCTTATCTCTGGTAGCAGCACGCGGACAGATGATGCAGCAACTGCCTACTGGAGCAATGCTTTCAATTCCCCTACCCGCAGACAAGATAAAATCCCAACTAGGGCAAGAACTTTCTGTTGCAGCGATTAATCAACCCTCCCAGTGTGTAGTTTCTGGTTCCACAGCAGCAGTAGATACACTACAAAATCAGCTTGCTGCTCAAGGGATTGAATGTCGCCAACTGCATACTTCCCATGCCTTCCATTCTCAAATGATGGAGCCAATCTTAAAGGCATTTGCAGAACGAGTCAAAAAAGTTACTTTAAATCCCCCAAAACTTCCTTATATCTCCAACCTGACTGGTACTTGGATTACAGTTACCCAAGCCACAAATCCCGATTACTACGCTCAACATCTGCGTTCCACAGTGCTATTTGCCCAAGGTGTCGAGAAATTATTGGCAACACCAGAGCAAGTCTTACTAGAAGTGGGGCCAGGGCACACACTAACTACATTAGTCAAAAGACATCCAGACAAAGCAGCTGCACAAACGGTGTTGACTTCGGTACGTCATCCTCAAGAAAAACAATCTGATAATCATGTTTTATTCACTACATTAGGTCAACTCTGGCTGGCTGGAGTCAATATAGATTGGTTTGGATTCTATAGTCACCAGGAGCATTACCGCCTTCCCTTACCGACTTATCCCTTTGAGCGCCAACGTTATTGGATTGACCCCCCACAAAAAACAGCTTGGGGACAGTTGCAAGCATTACCCACACCATCACAATTATGGACATCGCTTGTACAAGGAGGTCAAAATCAAGCAAATACTAAAAATGCAGAACTCAACGAGTTAACATATCAGGAAAACAGGCAGTGGTTGAATCGTTTATGTACAGCCTACATCAACTCTGCATTCAGACAATTAGGGGCTTTTAGCAATGTCGAAGAAAAGTATTCTTTGGAGAATTTGTTGGTGCAATGCCATATTTCTCCTCGCTATCAGCAATTGTTTTCTAGATGGTTGCAAATATTAGTTGAGCAAGGACAACTACAGGAACAGGAGGGGTTATTTACTGGGCTACGACCATGTTCACAAGATTATATTAATGAACATTTAGAAGAAGTTAGAGCGAGGTTTGCTACTTCATCTTTAGTAGATTTAGATTTAGTGCAACGCTGTGGTGAAAATTTAGCTGCTATTGTTGTTGAACAAGAACCCTTAGAGATTTTCAATGAACTGGTTTACCAAAAAGGAAACAACGGTTCACATTCAGAATCTCCCTTAAATACTTACTACAACTCTATTTTGCACTCAAGTTTGGAACAGGTGGTCAAATTATTGCCATTGCCTCAAGCTTCTGCATCAGCCGCATTTAGCATAAAATCTAGGCTAGAACAGAATAACCAGAAATCAGAGATTTCATTACAAAAAAAGCCGGATATTTTTCAGCCAGAAAAATTATCTGCACTCCACTCAAGACCTGATTTGCCTAATTCTTATGTAGCTCCCCGTAATGAGATTGAGCAAAAAATTGCCGATATATGGGAAGAATTATTGGGAATTAAGCAAGTGGGAATCCATGACAACTTTTTTAAATTAGGAGGAGATTCTTTAATAGCCGTTCAAGTTTTATCCCGAATACGAAATATTTTTTCTATCCGATTATCTGTAGCAAATTTATTTGAGTCACCCACAATAGCTGAAATAGCACCAAAGCTAGAAAAACAAATAGATCCGGATACAAACTTTAGTGCAGGTGAGAGAGAAGAAATAACAATTTGA